The Liolophura sinensis isolate JHLJ2023 chromosome 6, CUHK_Ljap_v2, whole genome shotgun sequence genomic sequence ATTTTATAAAGTcattgaaactacatgtattttcatttgaatTCATCTTTCTTGTTCAGTTCCAAGAGGAAAGCTGTGGTAGAAGAATGGAAGCTAGTGCTGAGATGAGAAATGCAGATATCTCAGATGAACCTCAAGTATGGCCTGTAGGCCCCATCATCAAGGCAAGAGCTGTTCAGCAGACGGATGACCATCAGCTGTGGTCCATTGTCAAAACAGAACACAATATTCTTCCAGATAGGTCTTCTATTTGTTCCACTGTTAAAAGAGAAAGTGATGCCCTCCCAGATAAACCCATCATTTATTCCGTAAAGATAGATGGTGAGGATTCCTCAGGTGGGCCTCAGGTGTGGCATATTGTTAAGGAAGAGGATAGTGGGGATTGTTCAGATGAGAGCAATGGCATAGGTCTCCAGAATGAATTAGTGAGCCCACTTACTGGAGAATGCGATGCTGATGCTGACCTGACGGAGAATCTGTTGTCACAGTCCTCTGTGGTGTGTGCTGACACAAGAACTGGTCACATCCCAGAGGAGAATGAAGTCAATCACATGGTTAAGACACAGAATAAGGACAACCCAAGGAGTTCTGGGTTGAGGACAACAGTAGGACTAGACACAAATGTAAGCATTTCCACGACTAAGTTCCCCATATGTAGATATTCCATGCAGTCTAACAGAACCTCAAAAAGACAAGCATCCAGTGTTGAAGAGAAGCTTAGAGGTCATCTCATCAATGACATGCTTACTGGAGGAGAAATGGGAGGCAGTACAGAGGTACATTCTAAACTGTCTGCAGGAAAAAAGGCAGTGGAAATTCCACAGGATTCAGGATACAATGATGTTTGTGTGCCATTAGTTCTACATAGTCACCGGTATGAATCCTCAGTTGTTTTGAGGCGCTGTGGTGCCGTAGATATTCGTGCGACACAGTACCCATGTGAAGGGTACACAAAAAATGGTATGGAATTGAATGATGAGATACAAGGAGTTGTTGTGTCTGGTTCACGTGAAGTTATCTTGAACCGTGGTGCTGGCACTCCCCCAGGGGATGATCAGGGACAGAGTACAGCGCTACCGGCAGGTGTCAGAAAACCATACAGGTGTAAATTGTGTCAGAAGTACTTTTCATCCATGGACACTCTCAGGGGACATTATCTCGTGCACACAGGCGCACGGCCTTTGACTTGTGATGTGTGCCAGAAAAGTTTTAACCATCTATCCAACTTAAGACGACATAAACGAATACACACAGGTGTTAAGCCGTATACCTGTAGCACCTGTGGCAAAAGCTTTACACGTCTCTCCACACTGAAAACGCATAGTCTAACACACTCAGAAGACAGACCTTACACCTGTAATACGTGTGGTAAAAGTTTTGCTGAAGAATGCAAGCTGACGTCACACAGTCAAACTCACACTGGGGAAAAGCCCTTCGCGTGTATTACATGTGGCAAAAGCTTTGCTTGGCTTTCCATATTGAAGAAGCACAGTTTAACACACACAGGGTTGAAGccttatttctgttttatatgtggGAAACGGTTCGCTGATCCTTCAGCTTTAAAAACACATGGTCTAACACACACGGGTGAGAGgccttttacatgtaatatttgcgGCAAAGGCTTTACTACACAGTCCAATTTGACATCACATGGTGTAACGCACAGGTAACAGACTGGGTTTCTGGCTATAGTCGGTGGTATACTCATCAGTGGTATACTCATCTTCATTAaatgaaatctaacacaacgtATTTTGGTCACGCTTTTATATCGCTCTGTTTACTGTACAATAAGCGTTGCTATGTGTAAATGCTATAAGTGTTTGATTTGGTAAAATGGAGATGGATACACCTATATCTGTCTGGGTTGATAAGAGAATATTACACATATACAGATGAACGTAACACGGTAACGCCGGTGACAGAAGCTTTGTTTTCAAATCTCCACATCAAGCCGACTCTGAAGGAAGGCTTCTTAGCCCATACAGTGGACACGAGCTAAGGCCCGGTTGTTCGAAAGCGTACTGGCTGATACTGGTATTTTCTTAtattacatgtttaaaattttagtgAACTTTTGGATAACCATTTTAGTTATCCAAAGACAGAGTAATCCATGCAGAAGACTTAGTTCATATGTCATCtactgttacgcaattattTTGGGCAAAGTACAAACCTGAAAACTTGGCTtcaagttaaatctggtatcaTGTTTCAAGACAGAtttgaacaaccgggtccaGAACCCGCAATCTGCTTTGAAAACAGGGCTAAGTATAAATaatttctgtgatgttttttcTGTAACAAACAGGAGGTGTGCAGAAACAGACCCACACAGGATTGatgtaattaaatattcattCTTCCACGGAAGTATAAGGTTAACATAAGGGATCCATTCCACTGTATCATTCTCCAGAAATGCCGCCATTTCTGGAGCCGCGAAAAGTTCTGTGCCGCCATATTACTCGTTGAAAAATGTAGTAAAATATGTTTATGCCACCACATTGCATATTATCGACCGACATGGAATATTCCAGCATGTCTCTTGCATTGATGACTGTTATCAGTTCTTGTCTGATATTAAATTCGTAATTATCATTCGTGATTTGGTCGGTttattttcgatttttttttttacgttacCTGCTAACTGTGGAACATGCGTCATTTTTCCTAACTCATGTAACAAGTGAATTAAACGGGTATCACTGATCCATAACGAAAAGGGTCGGGGGAAGTTGAAAATCTTCTTTTCGAGAATTCAAATTAGCTGCGAGTGATATTTACCGGCCAGGTGATTATAGTCGAATTAGAATAATCGAAAAGCATGTTCCACAGTATAGGTCTAATCTTGTTTAACACTGTTGATGGGCCtttgtttctttaaaataagtgaaatttGACAAGGGCATGTATCACACTACTGCTTGCAACATTTCATTGTGTAAGCAATAGTAACAACAAGCAAACGTGTAGAAGATGACCGTATAATCGCGCGTGCTATAGGCGTATACAATTCACAAGGGCTTGATattgcacattttgttttctgtcaggTCTACTCCGGCATTTGCCATACCAAACCTACGAACCTACATGCGTGTCCATGAATGTATATTAAAGCTCGTGTCTACCGACATGTGCAGACTATCCTCGCCTTGTCACCTTTCATCTGAGAAATGTAGTCTGAATTTTCACTGAGGTTTACGTTTATTATAGCTAGTGTTAAACATGTTCGTCTATATAGATTGTTTGATTTGCATGTTGTCACTCTCCCGCATGATTTAAAAAGGGTCTCTCAACGATATGGCTGCATTATTGTCGAAGCGGCGTTAAACcatattcattaattcattccatCTGAGCGAGGTACGATAGAGGTCTTTGTCTACCGATAATTTAGTAGTAGGCCTACCATGCACTGCAAATGGATGAAATATATCGAAACATGATATGTGTGATGTAATACTTTTTCAAGATTgaattttctgatatttattatttcacacTTGCGCACATACTTAGGCTCAGAAGCATTGTTGACACAACAACAATTACCtatataacatttaaacaattaagAAGCAACAATCTGTATTATTACCTTGAACAGGTTGTTGACGAACTAGTTTCGTTGACATCTTGTGTCCAAATATGAAACGTGTTTATTTGCGGTCATTTTATAAATGACTGACCTTTTACCGTAAGGATTTCACAACTCCTGCACTAAACTGGACATTTTCTTTCCTTCACACTGTAACCGAAAAGTGTGGACAAGGTACAGTTCGCCGCATGCAGTGATAATATATAGGTAACTCGAATCATAACATGTCGTGCAGTATACAGAGCATATATACAGTTCTACGTTGTATTAATTGTGGAACTAAGTATATAACATCAAATACAAGCATATCTTGTATTCCAGGATAAGGCAGttttaagtacaaaaatatGTACGACCTAATGTTAAATAGGAAGGTAATTCCACTGAGTTCTCAGTTGGGCTAACATCAGTTAGACgtctacacacaaaaaaaacacttgtgttctttcattcaacacagaaatgtgttaccccaacacaaacgtGATaagtaaatgtgaagtacacatttttgtgtttcaaaatgttaaaacacaaaCTAGACATTGTGTAAAGTCAACACAAGATTAAAGTTTTTCAAATATGACAAGACTTTTGTGAGAAGAGctcaagtttgtgttcatacaacacaaatgtTCTTTATGTGAATGTGTTGTCGGAAGTTTATGATAT encodes the following:
- the LOC135468190 gene encoding zinc finger protein 233-like isoform X2 yields the protein MPRRCAAYGCNSVLVKGSGIYFFQFPKDPTVRRKWVHYCKRKFEFQEESCGRRMEASAEMRNADISDEPQVWPVGPIIKARAVQQTDDHQLWSIVKTEHNILPDRSSICSTVKRESDALPDKPIIYSVKIDGEDSSGGPQVWHIVKEEDSGDCSDESNGIGLQNELVSPLTGECDADADLTENLLSQSSVVCADTRTGHIPEENEVNHMVKTQNKDNPRSSGLRTTVGLDTNVSISTTKFPICRYSMQSNRTSKRQASSVEEKLRGHLINDMLTGGEMGGSTEVHSKLSAGKKAVEIPQDSGYNDVCVPLVLHSHRYESSVVLRRCGAVDIRATQYPCEGYTKNGMELNDEIQGVVVSGSREVILNRGAGTPPGDDQGQSTALPAGVRKPYRCKLCQKYFSSMDTLRGHYLVHTGARPLTCDVCQKSFNHLSNLRRHKRIHTGVKPYTCSTCGKSFTRLSTLKTHSLTHSEDRPYTCNTCGKSFAEECKLTSHSQTHTGEKPFACITCGKSFAWLSILKKHSLTHTGLKPYFCFICGKRFADPSALKTHGLTHTGERPFTCNICGKGFTTQSNLTSHGVTHR
- the LOC135468190 gene encoding histone-lysine N-methyltransferase PRDM9-like isoform X1, which gives rise to MPRRCAAYGCNSVLVKGSGIYFFQFPKDPTVRRKWVHYCKRKFEVKYHHYLCSKHFSKGMVDRDPERLAILGYPNAICKLKTGAEPDIPLEVTLSEQQQQPHQQQQQTETLGNVLKRPRKEFQEESCGRRMEASAEMRNADISDEPQVWPVGPIIKARAVQQTDDHQLWSIVKTEHNILPDRSSICSTVKRESDALPDKPIIYSVKIDGEDSSGGPQVWHIVKEEDSGDCSDESNGIGLQNELVSPLTGECDADADLTENLLSQSSVVCADTRTGHIPEENEVNHMVKTQNKDNPRSSGLRTTVGLDTNVSISTTKFPICRYSMQSNRTSKRQASSVEEKLRGHLINDMLTGGEMGGSTEVHSKLSAGKKAVEIPQDSGYNDVCVPLVLHSHRYESSVVLRRCGAVDIRATQYPCEGYTKNGMELNDEIQGVVVSGSREVILNRGAGTPPGDDQGQSTALPAGVRKPYRCKLCQKYFSSMDTLRGHYLVHTGARPLTCDVCQKSFNHLSNLRRHKRIHTGVKPYTCSTCGKSFTRLSTLKTHSLTHSEDRPYTCNTCGKSFAEECKLTSHSQTHTGEKPFACITCGKSFAWLSILKKHSLTHTGLKPYFCFICGKRFADPSALKTHGLTHTGERPFTCNICGKGFTTQSNLTSHGVTHR